Genomic segment of Nilaparvata lugens isolate BPH chromosome 6, ASM1435652v1, whole genome shotgun sequence:
ATAATTgctataataattgaagattcAAGTGTTTCTAACATCAAAAAGTCAAATACCTAAATTACAGGCATAATACCAAAGTTAAGAAGATTTAAAATTACAGTACGGTAGTTTGATAAGAGGAATTaagatcaattttattgtacCAAACACCATGgtaataaaacaatcaatgatGAAATACAAAATGTATTCATGTATTTGTTTATGGAGACAAGTAAAGTAGCTAGAACATTATAACGTTGTGCTAAACGTCGGCAAAAGTAGGCTTGTAAGCCAAAGTGGAGAAAATTCCTCGTCGTGGATCCTCTCATGTCATTACGCATCATTTTCTTTCTTAttgtcaattaataattaaaataataatcataatatttattcatgcatGTACATTTCACATTCAATGTTTCGCATTTGtcagttacaataaaaaatcataCAATTTGTCAGGTCATGAAATGTCCATGAATATTTGAAGTCAAAAATAAAGATGACATCATCTTAAATATTCCAATTTCACTTGGTTCATTTCAAAGTTTTCTCACACTGTATATGAAAAAGAACTCCCATGAAAATGTAAAAACATCTCTCTTGTAGCCAATTCTTCAGTAGTTTCTGCTTTTTGAAGTGTCGAGAATTTCCACTGGTAGTGCGTTCGATTCACATGCTCTGGCTTAGCTTCAAAAATCTTGTTCGATGAGGTTGGAGTCCCAGCATATTCATTACTCGTGTGTTGTAGCCAAGTACGGTAGCGCCTGAAGTCCACTCGTCCTTGCGGGAAAATCTATACAATGCAGCCTCTAGCATATACAGACATGGCAACGGCAGGATCTTAGCTTTCCTGAATAATTCTCTGCATGGGGTCCTTGGTGGCTTCCTAAACATGATTCTCAGTAGCCGTTTTTGTACTTTGAAGGCCATCAATGAAGCGGGTTCTGCACCACAGAATATCAAGCCATACGTTAGAGCTGGCTGATATTAACTCTTGCTATTGCTCCACTGCCCGTTATAACATGGAGCTCACTATAGTGTGTAACTGTGTACCTGACAGTGCATGAGCTTGCAACGAAAGATTGATGCCGTGAAACTTGACGAAATGAATGACACAACATCCCATTTATTTCAGTATCTcgaagaaattgtcaaaataggCACTTAACGAACTGATACGTTAGAAAAAGATAGTAATACAATCGTTCTATCTAGAGTGGCAGCAGtaataacttgacaaactgagaccCTCCCGTTTTTAGTTCTACAATCGTTCTATCTAGAGTGGCAGTATtaataacttgacaaactgagaccCTCCCGTTTTTAGTTCTATCCAATGTGGagaattcatttattggatagagctaACAATACAAGtcagaaaaaacaggctattgcccaaaacttcttctattaGAGTATGAGTGATGAGTGAGTGTACCTGATTGCGTTCGGGCCGATACTTCTTGGCGCAGGAGAGCAGATGCCTGGTGAGCTTGCCCTTCTGGTTGTCCTCGAAGGGGCAGCTGGGGCACTGGTGGAAGGCGGGTGCCCTCTCCAGCCGCCCCCGTACGTTGTGCTCCGCCTCCATGTGGAACAGGATGTCGTGCGGGCTGCGCACCTCCAGTGTGCAGAAGTTGCATCtaaacaaaacaaacaaaaccaaCTCACCaaactgaattcaaattcatattagTTTCATACACGAAATTTATAAACGTGTAACTGAAACCTTACAAGTATTCAATAAATGTTATCActtataataatacaattattcaataatatttccacGATGGAGTTAACACGATTTGAATCTGAGATGGAGCCTTCCCTTTTGAATTGTTCATTATTaggtaatgaatattatattatgcaaTAAATCAATCTAATATAGATTGTTCTTAGGTTGTAGTATAGCTAATAGATTGGGTAATTTCTTAGAACGTTCTCAAATTATAAATGTACAGCAGTGTCGGTAAACTGGAACTATAGCCGATTCACTGAAGGTAGATAGCGTCACCTACCAAACAATTTTAGCTTGCCGTTTATAAAAACTCGTTCACTACTTATACGAACAACATACATTATAAATAGGAATTTTCACTCAAATCATTACCGGAACTTCCAACCATTCATGGACGATGATTAGTAAAATGTACGATACAACATTAAAATAAACCTCTGAGAATTTTATACTGAAGTCAAATCAATTCAAACACACATTTTATGATACTATACTGGAATAAGGCTCATCCATTCTGTCAAGAATTATTTGTAAAATGTCTTTGTTTTTGGACTGAAGAGTACAATTTGTGAAAAggttaaaaatttaaatcattaaCAGATTAACTACCGGTTGCACGTAGGTTTGTCAAATTCAACTGTCATTAAATAACGTCATCAAACCAATCAAATGTTACAATATCCAATGAGAGAAGCGGAACACGTCATTTATTAGTGGCCAAATTGAAGAACCAACGAGAGAAGCAGAACACGTCATTCATCAGCGGTTCAATTCAATAGAAGTAAAATAGTTGAATGTAGAATACTAGAAATGTAGAAGATTCAATAGTACTCTACTACTTCAATTCTACAAATTGATGATGACTTTTTTGTAATTGGCCTACTACAAATAGGTAGTACTAGCTTTTTACTAGCTAAAACTGACCGGTTCACATTTAAATCTGCAGCTTGGAGGCAGGAATACAATCCAGATCTATGCTTTTCCTCATGTGATAACAAGGGCCAACCACTTCCAATCACCAGACGAGTTCTCTCTGACTTTCCAAACAGTCAGCATCGTCCAGTTCTCATAGAAATAGGTCACCAGGTCCCACTTGTGACTTCCACACCACATCCAAGATGGAACTTCCAAAAAGCTGACTGGGAAAGGTACTCAAAAGAACTTGATAAATGCCTGGGTTGGATACCTCCTCtaagtaaaaattataaacgATTTGTTGGGGCAGTCATTAGTACAGCTAAAAAGTGCATCCCAAGAGGATATCGCAGAGAATATATTCCAGGCTGGTCCCAGAATAGTGATGAACTTTATCAAACCTTCTTGGAGACGGGTGAGCAAGAGGTGGCAGATGAACTCCTTCATAGTCTTGATGAGGCAAGAAAACAGAAATGGATGAATGTGGTTGAGAACATGAACTTCCAAACCTCAAGTCGACAAGCATGGGCTCTTCTAAGGAAATTGGGCAGTGGAGCACCCATGGAAAGACAAAAAGCAGATGTCTCTGCAAACTCAATAGCATCTCACATAGTGGAAACATCCAGAGCACAAGTGGACAGAGAACACTCGACCAAAATTAAACATGAGCTGAGCCAACTTAAGAGACAGGCAACAGAGAGTGAATACAGTCTACCTTTCACCCCAGAAGAAATCGCATCAGCTCTCAAGCATGTAGCTTCTGGAAAAGCACCAGGATTTGATAGTGTAAACCCAGAATTTCTAGTTAAATGTGGAAAATATGCAAAGGTATGGCTGGCTAAATTCTTCACTGATGTTATGCAAACTGGCAATGTACCCAAAGAGCTGAGGCAGTCAAAGATTATAGCAATTTTGAAACCAGGAAAACCAGCAAACTCAGCAAAAAACTATAGACCAATTGCATTACTGTCGGTGGTGTATAAACTACTGGAGAGGCTAATCTATAATAGAGTATgccagaaaatatttgaaatcataccTGTTGAGCAGGCTGGGTTCAGACCAAACAGGAGCTGTGTTGATCAAGTTCTATCACTTACAACATGCATTGAAGCTGGTTTccagaagaaattgaaaacatctGCTGCCTTTATCGATCTATCAGCAGCTTATGACACTGTTTGGAGAGAAGGTATGATCTATAAGCTCCTAAAAGTGATCAAGTGTAAAATAACAGCTCGTCTTGTGAATAATATGCTGAGTGATAGAACTTTCAAAGTCATCATTGGATCTGATATAAGCTCACAAAGGAAACTTAAGAATGGTCTGCCTCAGGGCTCAGTTCTTGCCCCTCTCTTGTTCAGTCTGTATATTGCTGACATGCCAGAAACCTTGACTAGAAAACATGGCTATGCTGATGACTGGGTATTATCGACACAGTGTAAATCATTTGAAGAGTCAGAGGAAATTCTTACAGATGACTTGAGAGAGATGGGTAGGTACTTTCGAAGATGGCGTCTCCAACCAAATGCCAGTAAAACAGAAGTTGCATGCTTCCACCTGAACAATAGAGAAGCTAACAGAGAGCTAAGAATTCAATTCGAGAATAGAAGCCTTAAACACAATAAGGCTCCAAAATATTTGGGCGTGATACTTGATAGGACACTTTCATTCAAAGAGCACCTAACAAAGACAGCAGAAAAACTAAAAACCCGAAACAATATTATGCAAAAACTTTGTGGAACATCATGGGGAGCTTCAGCATCTACATTACGCTCTACAGCCCTAAGCCTTGTCTTTTCAGCTGCTGAGTACTGTGCTCCAGTCTGGATGAATAGCTCTCATGTTCATAGGGTTGATGTTCAGCTAAATAACTCAATGAGAATGATAGGTGGTGTTCTAAAATCTACCCCTGTGGAATGGCTCCCGGTGTTGAGTCACATCCCACCCCCAAATCTTCGACGCATGAATGCCCTTACTAGAGAGTACAAGAAGATACAGGAAAATCGAAGCCTGCCAATACATGAGGATATACAAGATGCCAATCAGAGACGTCTGCAATCTCGTAAGCCACCGGTTAGGACGGCAATTACAGCCTTAGATTCAGGTTTCCGTATAACTGAGGCCTGGCAACAAGCGTGGTCAGCAAAGCAGAACATTGACATCCCATTTGTAACCAAAAGGCCACCAGGCTTCGATTTGCCTCGTAAAACATGGTCGGCATTGAATAGGGTACGAACTCATCATGGTAGATGTGCCTATCTGATGCATAAGTGGAGGAAGGCTGACTCCCCTTTCTGTGAGTGTGGAGCAGTCCAGACTGTGAGACACATAGTGGAGGAATGTCCCAGATCAGCATACACAGGTGCACATGAAGATTTCCTGGTggctaaaccagcatcaatagcctacttaaataccctggaatattgttttctttttttttcgaattttgtgatcataaatgtgttgtgtatactgccatacgctaaataaataaactagctAAAACTATACAAATTAGCGGACTTCCTTGAAAGATGAATATTGTTTTATGTATATTATGTGAAATATGATGTCTGTTGTGTTTGTGTACATGGAGTAATTAGTAATATTAGATAGATtagatattaaataataattattagtaatatcatagaaaacaatagcgtaagtagatatcccatggtatagggcatttattttgcaacttttactgttatctcaagccgattacagtcgatttttactgttttgttgggatgagagtgtacgaacggcacagtatgagagactagtatgagcgtcacacagcttcacgggaaagagctaaggactatcggcttgagataacagtataagttgcgacataaacgtcctataccatgggatatcttcttacgctattgtttctctatggtaatatttaataatattacaaaacttTGACGTAAGCATTACATATTCGTAAGTGCGATATCTGTGTTCGGTTCTTGTGTATGACACACTGCATGAGCGCTGCTTCCTTGAAGCAGTTCCAtatgaagaaaaagaatgaCAGAAAGAACCAGGtcaattttatcaatgaaaCTTCTATATTTGCTTTTTTGAGTCCGAGACAATCTGTAAATCACTTTACTCAATTAAACCACTATGTTTGCTTCAATGAGCCTGAGACAATCTGTAAATCACTTTAATCGATGAAACTACTATATTTGCTTCAATGAGTCTGAGACAATTAAGTAAATCACTTTAATCATTGAAACTACTGTATTTGCTTCAATGACTCTTGGGCAATTAGTAAATACTTTACTCAATGAAACTACTATATTTGCATTAATAAGACTGATGAAATTCATTGGATGCATACCTGTAGACATAGTTGCGCATATGGGGCGTTTCAAGATGATGCGCCATAGCGAGCTGCGACTCAGTTTTAAAGCTGCAGAACTCGCACTTTTTGAGCTCCATCTTGAACGGCTCGTTGTTCTCCTTGCTGAACTCGAGTGTCTTGAGCAGCGAGTTGATCGCCACCTGCACGTCGGGTGCGCACTTGCTGCCCTCGCGATCGCGCTTGCGCTTCTGTGAGCGCAGCAGGTCCGTTTGCACGTGCTCCTACAAATCACAATCCAAACAAATCAGTATTCACTACTTATAAGTCATGAAAACCATTAGGCctacattcaaattcaaatttattttccaagaaACATGATACACGAATAtgaatacaatatacaacataattttgGAAAAATCCTGCTAaactatccatctgtgtgtacATACCAATTTGACGAGTGGCTCAAAAGTgcgagtatttcaaattttcgtTATATGTATTTATTACATAAAATTAtaacatatttcaaattttcaaataatataaacatattgtcatttaaaagccAAAAACTAACCTCCCTAACCATTCCTTTTACCTTTAAAACCTAATTGAACAGAACCTTTCAGGTTATGTTTATACACTAGACAAATTGAAACTCGCAGTTCTGAGGCACTCCCATTTCGACATTTGTATTCTCAAAGTGTAAGCTTGTATTTTGAAGTTGTTATAAAATTGTTAAATATTTTCAGTAATAAAGATTTTGATTGTAAATTTCCTTTTATGCGTGTTTGttctattttctaatttttcaagaATAGTACTCGTTGATGATAAAGCGAACCATTCCTCCATGCAGTCGTAGCCTAATGGGGAATACTTTGATATTTTTCCTTtcgatatttaaattaaaatcatGTTGTAACATAAGTAAATTAAGTATTTGATTGTACTTGATGCCTctacttataaaattctcaaCTGACTGACTCATCCACTAATTTGTTATAAACCTGCACCATGAAGTGTATCAAGTACTACTTGATTTGGTATAGATATGTGGAAAAAGCACTATGAAAGTAGATATGATTCATTATCAAGTCAGTCAGTTATCAACTAATTATCAGCGAGGAATCTCTCACAAAAATTGAACAAGGAAATCTAAAAAGTtgatttgatgttgatatttgGAAGAACCAATGAGAAAGTAAATATGGTTCATTATTAAGTCAGTCAGTTATCAACTAATTATCAGCGATAAATCTCTCACAAAAATTGAACAACAAGGAAATCTAAATGGTTTAAATCAACATCTGAGTTTAGGCTTGTATACAGATATAAGTAAGAGCTCGTTGTACCCCTGGCTGAACTCGAGCGTCCTATGCTGCGAGTTGATGGTCATAAAATAAAACTTCGGtcgataaatttttcaatttgctaGTTGATGAATCACTTCGAATACTCTTTTAACAACATAGCAGTCTTGAATGTTCAGTGAATAATGGTAAACAACTATCACTCACCACGTGAAGCGAAGATGGACGCCAAAAGCACTACAAGTGGTGAGTAATAATCTGTTGTTTACGATTATTCACTAAATATCTAGACTGTTATGTCGTTATAAAGGTATTCAAAGTAAAATTTGTTCATGGAGTATGAGAGAGGTTTTTCCTCCGTAAAATACTATAGGATATTCCACAGGTTCCCTTAAGACCCAAAACTATAACAGTTCATGACATGGACTTTATCAGAGCTACGAATACCATGTGAGACAGACTAATACCGTCCGTCATTGAGACAGACAAATCATTGTTAACAAAGTGACACCCTGAGTATCGATTTTCACTTTAAAACTTAGCTATTACATTAAATAGTTTTGTAAAATCATTGTTACCTGTACTAGGTTGATGCCGATCTGCATGAAGAACTTGCCGAGCGGGTTTTCGAAGTACGATccgctcttcttcttctcctcaccACTGCCACTCTCCTCCTTCGTTTCCGTCGGCTTTTCCTCTTTATCCTTCTTCGTCAAGTCCTTTGGCTTTTCTTCCACTTCCGCCGGCTTCACCTTCACCTCTTCCACACTGCTACTACTGTCGTCTTCCTTGTCTTTGGTCGtctcttccttttccttttcatcTTTCTTCTCACTACTTTCTTCATCGACATCCATTTTTTCTTCGGATTTTGCCTCCGCCGcctcttttccttcttcgtTGTCGACATCCATCTTTTCCACCTCTTCCTCGGTTTTACCCTCCTCTTTCGCCTTTTCcgctttctccttctcttccttttccttctgCTCCTTTTCCTTCAGTTCTTTCTCTTTCTGttccttcttttctttctcgcgcttttccttctcttccttctcctttttctcgtTCTCCTTCTGCATTTTGATGGCTTTGTCTAGGGTTTCGATGTACTCTTTGAGAGGCTTGATGGGGGGTTTCTCGTAGACGTAGGGCACAATGAAAGAGGGGGCCTCCACTACATACATATCGTCGGTGAGGGAGGGCAGAACGATGGGTGCAGGTTTGGGAGGAGGGGCGGCCTGGGGTATGTTGGGCATGACTTGGGGGAGTGTGGTTTGTGACGGTGATGAGCCGACCACAACTGGTTTGATGGTGGTGTGTTGGTTGCGGAGAGTCTGCGCCTGCGCGTTGTAGAGTGAGGCGGCAGGGGGGAGTGAGGTGACGGGTAGCACAGAGAAGCTGGGAGCCTGGTGAGCCTGCTGCGGGGGTGCACCTCTAGCCGCCGTCACTGGCACTGGGCCCCGCCCCGAGAGGATCGAGTTCGTATCGATGATCACCAAGGTCGGCTCCTTCTTGCCGCCTTTCGCCGGCTTACTCCCCGCTGCGATCTCCGCCAACCTCTTTGTGTCACTCACAACGATGGTCGTCTTTTTCGCCGACTTCCTGCTCTCGGGTCCCAGATCCAGGGCCAGTGGATCTTGCGGCTCGATCTCTTCAATATCGGGATCATCGCTATTCTGAGCATTTTCCGAAGCCTCAATATAGCTCTTCTGCTTGTTGAGGTTTCGCGAACTACGCCTAGGGGTCACATTGATCGGTACACTTTTCCGCGGCTTTTTAGATTTTTCAGGGGTCACATCAATGTCTATCACTTCGGGACTTTTATTCTTATCGCCCTCACCTTCCCCACTCTCACTCTTCTTCTCTGTTTTCTCCTCCTCACCCTCACCATCTTTCTCTTCCCCACCATCTTCCTTCTCACTTTTCTTGTCTTCTTTCAGTTGCTCGTCATCACCTGTCGTCTTTGTACTATCACTTGGCGGCTCCTCACTCTTATCGCTATCAACTTTATCCGTTTCCGACTTAGTATCACTTTCTTTTGATTCGTCTAGGTTGGTGGATTTGGGGAGATCTTCAGCGTCACCGTTCTCTTCAGGTTTTTTATTGTCTGTACACTCACTTTCCGAAGATTTCGGTTCGGATTCACTGTTGGCATCATCCGAAGGTTTGTCTATTTGATTAACACATTCACTAATATCATTGTCTTTAGCACTGGTACTATTTACAACACTAGGGGTCTCTTGGTCGCACTCCATGCTGTCACCGTTCTCCTTGGCATCGTGGCTGAATCCGTTGCTGGAGATGTGCTCGTCCAGCTCGGGATTGGTTGCAGGCACTTGTTTGTCAGGCACATCCTCCAATGGGGCGGCAGCGATCCGCTTGGCGGGGCGGTCCTCCTCCACCGACACGTCCATCGGAGACTCCTTCTCCGTGTATGCCCCGTTCATGTCACCGTTCACCTTTGCACAGCCTGCAAAACAAAAACACAGTAGTCTTCAATAATCTTGCTTCAAATTGTATTAAACAactcaacatttttcaagtttacagtgattatttattttttagttaCTTATTACCTATATCATTTAATGGGTCCATTCAAAAAAAACTAGAATCTAGTGACTAGCAACTAGTCATTGGATCTAGTCATACAAATAAGATTATACAGCTGACTCCAATCCTAA
This window contains:
- the LOC111048887 gene encoding MOG interacting and ectopic P-granules protein 1 isoform X2, with product MDTEMGEAAEGTEVLPAQSDGCAKVNGDMNGAYTEKESPMDVSVEEDRPAKRIAAAPLEDVPDKQVPATNPELDEHISSNGFSHDAKENGDSMECDQETPSVVNSTSAKDNDISECVNQIDKPSDDANSESEPKSSESECTDNKKPEENGDAEDLPKSTNLDESKESDTKSETDKVDSDKSEEPPSDSTKTTGDDEQLKEDKKSEKEDGGEEKDGEGEEEKTEKKSESGEGEGDKNKSPEVIDIDVTPEKSKKPRKSVPINVTPRRSSRNLNKQKSYIEASENAQNSDDPDIEEIEPQDPLALDLGPESRKSAKKTTIVVSDTKRLAEIAAGSKPAKGGKKEPTLVIIDTNSILSGRGPVPVTAARGAPPQQAHQAPSFSVLPVTSLPPAASLYNAQAQTLRNQHTTIKPVVVGSSPSQTTLPQVMPNIPQAAPPPKPAPIVLPSLTDDMYVVEAPSFIVPYVYEKPPIKPLKEYIETLDKAIKMQKENEKKEKEEKEKREKEKKEQKEKELKEKEQKEKEEKEKAEKAKEEGKTEEEVEKMDVDNEEGKEAAEAKSEEKMDVDEESSEKKDEKEKEETTKDKEDDSSSSVEEVKVKPAEVEEKPKDLTKKDKEEKPTETKEESGSGEEKKKSGSYFENPLGKFFMQIGINLVQEHVQTDLLRSQKRKRDREGSKCAPDVQVAINSLLKTLEFSKENNEPFKMELKKCEFCSFKTESQLAMAHHLETPHMRNYVYRCNFCTLEVRSPHDILFHMEAEHNVRGRLERAPAFHQCPSCPFEDNQKGKLTRHLLSCAKKYRPERNQEPPLDWEPPAKIPRVPRNRPPAMTPGSAVYQAAMTGLKQGQSVGTVSTSPHQHPLLPKLTPGSLGANQAAAAAAMLAQAQNAMMGRAPGASSGRGRPNLSSRWTPDLSRTANQNMLVAAHHKAMAQQMRPGMVYRPSGSNAQPQVLLPTSYQIASNQIYQSSSSTSVSTSATGKPGQAAAAKLLQQQPSISITPLPRPHQASSSASAASASSSSASASSSAAAMAAAAASASAPTHGKPGRPLGSGKATFVICEICDGYIKDLELLRNHMQWIHKVKIHPKMIYNRPPLNCQKCQFRFFTDQGLERHLLGSHGLVTSSMQEAANKGKDGGRCPVCGRVYQWKLLNHVARDHNMSLKPAHLSYKCTVCTATFGMYKQFENHVYSAHSVVAKRVMDKKVPSSSSSSASQASAGNSSQSESLLKPLKINDEITIIPHPPRSKTKPGPAGRLNPSSSKGKI
- the LOC111048887 gene encoding MOG interacting and ectopic P-granules protein 1 isoform X1 codes for the protein MDTEMGEAAEGTEVLPAQSDGCAKVNGDMNGAYTEKESPMDVSVEEDRPAKRIAAAPLEDVPDKQVPATNPELDEHISSNGFSHDAKENGDSMECDQETPSVVNSTSAKDNDISECVNQIDKPSDDANSESEPKSSESECTDNKKPEENGDAEDLPKSTNLDESKESDTKSETDKVDSDKSEEPPSDSTKTTGDDEQLKEDKKSEKEDGGEEKDGEGEEEKTEKKSESGEGEGDKNKSPEVIDIDVTPEKSKKPRKSVPINVTPRRSSRNLNKQKSYIEASENAQNSDDPDIEEIEPQDPLALDLGPESRKSAKKTTIVVSDTKRLAEIAAGSKPAKGGKKEPTLVIIDTNSILSGRGPVPVTAARGAPPQQAHQAPSFSVLPVTSLPPAASLYNAQAQTLRNQHTTIKPVVVGSSPSQTTLPQVMPNIPQAAPPPKPAPIVLPSLTDDMYVVEAPSFIVPYVYEKPPIKPLKEYIETLDKAIKMQKENEKKEKEEKEKREKEKKEQKEKELKEKEQKEKEEKEKAEKAKEEGKTEEEVEKMDVDNEEGKEAAEAKSEEKMDVDEESSEKKDEKEKEETTKDKEDDSSSSVEEVKVKPAEVEEKPKDLTKKDKEEKPTETKEESGSGEEKKKSGSYFENPLGKFFMQIGINLVQEHVQTDLLRSQKRKRDREGSKCAPDVQVAINSLLKTLEFSKENNEPFKMELKKCEFCSFKTESQLAMAHHLETPHMRNYVYRCNFCTLEVRSPHDILFHMEAEHNVRGRLERAPAFHQCPSCPFEDNQKGKLTRHLLSCAKKYRPERNQEPPLDWEPPAKIPRVPRNRPPAMTPGSAVYQAAMTGLKQGQSVGTVSTSPHQHPLLPKLTPGSLGANQAAAAAAMLAQAQNAMMGRAPGASSGRGRPNLSSRWTPDLSRTANQNMLVAAHHKAMAQQMRPGMVYRPSGSNAQPQVLLPTSYQIASNQIYQVVGNKDVAGGGTGAVHGGGSRLPPPSAHSSSGNSNYITIQSSSSTSVSTSATGKPGQAAAAKLLQQQPSISITPLPRPHQASSSASAASASSSSASASSSAAAMAAAAASASAPTHGKPGRPLGSGKATFVICEICDGYIKDLELLRNHMQWIHKVKIHPKMIYNRPPLNCQKCQFRFFTDQGLERHLLGSHGLVTSSMQEAANKGKDGGRCPVCGRVYQWKLLNHVARDHNMSLKPAHLSYKCTVCTATFGMYKQFENHVYSAHSVVAKRVMDKKVPSSSSSSASQASAGNSSQSESLLKPLKINDEITIIPHPPRSKTKPGPAGRLNPSSSKGKI